The genomic DNA GTAGCAATggaaatttcttcttattctATAGAAATTTTGTATGATGAAACAAAATTTTTGCCTTAGTTTCTTTAAATTAGTCGTCTTTGCTTGTTGCGTCGTCATATTAGTGATTTGTAGCCAGCTGTTTTTACCGGTTAAACTCCTAGTCTTGATTGATTGTCAGCTGTGCAATATTGGTAGTAATTAGTATCGCGTAAGTCTTTGATCGGTAACTTTGTTTCATCCCCGTTTTATCTGCGCAGCTGTTTTGGTTCAAGGTATTGTAAATTGCTTGTATTTGATCCGTTTAGAGCCGCTTATCGCTACATTATTTGAGTAATTACGCGGCACTTCAAATAGTGTTTctgagcgacgctagcgtcgctcctcCTCAGTTTTATGCAAGCTCTTCCcatctctgtctgctctctgccctACAGCACCCGGTTCCAAAGACGTGGCCCCCTAAGCGACGGAACCCAGCTAACCTCTCCTACCCCCAGCTGTCTCCCTGCAATAACTGCACAGTTGCTGGAGGACtttggaactgccagtctgcttcaAAGAAGGCTGATTTCATCTCAGCCTatgcctccctgctctcccttgatttccttgccctcactgagacatGGATCACCCCAgagaacactgcaacccctgctgccctctcctctttcttttcattctccCACACTCCCCGACCATCAGGCCGTGGTGGTGGCACTGGTCTCctaatctctccctcctggaaataCTCAGCCCTACCTCTCTCTGACCTACCCCGATTCAGTTTTGAATACCATTCTGTTTCAATCACCTGTCCAACTAATCTAtacattgttgtcatttatcGCCCCCCAGGTCCACTGGGAAACTTCATCGATGAGCTGGATATCCTACTCAGCTctttccctgaggacggcaccccactgatcctgcTTGGAGATTTCAACCTCCACCTGGAAACATCccagtcttcagctgtcctacatctcctccactcctttgacctctccctacagtCATCTCCCCCTACCCACAAGGCGGGCAACCTCCTCGACCTGGTTTTTCTGAGGAATAGCCCTTGCACCGATATCACTGTAACCCCTCTGCACACCTCTGACCACCACTtcgtttccttctccctcccccttgctccctctcacccaccttctccccccacacccactgTATCTGTCCGCCGcaatctctgctccctctcaacctcctctcttgcttcatctgtcactgctgccctccctcctctcgaATCCTTCACTACCCTCCCCACTGATTCTGCATCCACCTCCCTACTTTCCTCCCTTACGTCTGCTCTTGACTCCCTCTGCCCCACTGTCTCTAGGCCAACACGTCCATCTCCTCCCCGCCCGTGGATGTCCAATGCCATACGCACCTCCAGGGTTGGACTCCGtgcagcagagaggaagtggaggacatCCAGAGATGCTTCAGACCTCTCTGCCTACCAATCCCTCCTTGCAGCGTTCTCCTCCACGGTGACTGCTGCCAAGGTAAACTACTATCAAACCAAAATCCATAACTACCGTTCTAACCCTCGGcaactgttttctgtcttttcctctctcctcagccagcCATCTGCACGCCCTCAGTCCTCGCTCACTGCTGACGACTTTGCAACCTTCTTTGACGAGAAGATTGCAGTCATCCGCAACTCCTTCTGCACTCCACCTCACCCTATGCTCCCCTCCCttgtctctccactcctctgcttACGGTCACTGGCTcccaactccccacccctcaacctgtactctccctcctccctcaccatttccccttgtttctccgacTTCTCTCCCTCACCGATTCTGAGGTTTCACAACTCCTACTCTCCCATCGCCCCACAACCTGTGCCCTTGACCCCATTCCCTCAccactcctccaggcaatctcaCCCGAGATTCTCCCATTCATCACCTCCCTGGTTAACTCCTCCTGACATCCGGCTGCTTCCCGTcaaccttcaagaaggccctcatctcccccctcctgaaaaagaccacactagacccctccatcattgggaactacagaccggtatctctccttccatttctgtcaaaaaccattgaacgtgctgcatcaaatcaactctctgtgtttctttcacagaatgagctcctcgatccccatcagtctggattcagaccaggccactcgacagagaccgcactcctctctgtcaacgaagctctccacgcagcccgagcagcctccctctcctccgtcttattacttctggacctatcggcagccttcgacacagtcgaccaccccaccctcctgtcctccctatctgcaatggggatctgtggcacagtcctcaattggattgagtcttacctctcagatcgctccttccaggtagcctgggctggtaaagtatctgcgccacaccccctcatcaccggagtcccacagggctcggtccttggtcctctcctcttctctctacacccagtcccttggccctgtcatcacagctcatggtatgtcttaccattgctatgctgatgacacacaactgtttctctccttcccaccctctgacacacaggtctcagcccgcatcactgcctgcctgagtgatattcagagctggatggtccgccaccatctcaagctcaatccaggtaagacagagctcatttatattccggctcttaactcccctctctctgatctctctatctccctaggtaataccatcctcacaccatcaccctcaactagaaaccttggcgtggtgatggacaacagactgtccctcaccgagcacatttcagcagtgacacgttcatgcaggttcttcctgtataacatccggaggatccgccccttcctcacaacttactcgacccaactcctcgtccaggcagtggtcctgtcccgcctggactactgtaactccctgcttgctggcctcccagcatcatctatcagacccctgcaactcatccagaacgcagcagcgcgtctggtcttcaacctccccagacattcccacgttacccccctgctcaccaccctccactggctccccgtgatggctcgcatcaaatttaaaacattagtgcttgccttcaaagcagccagggggtcagcccctccctatctacgtcaactcatcagaccctacaccccagctagacctctccgttctgctgccacatgtcgcctggtccctgccccggctcgcaccagcacccggtcacgcctcctgtctgttctagccccacggtggtggaatgaccttcctgtgcaagtcagaacagcagagaccctggccgtcttcaaacgtagactgaagactcacctcttcaagctacatctcacctcatcaccccccactaccctctaacattttttttttctaaaaaaaaaaaaaaaaaaaaaaaaaaaaaaaaaaaaaaaaaaaattagggtgtacaattcacacttatacctaagcaaagttatacctattgtagctctcttgcaggaatgttgtaaagcgcttgtctctgagttttgtaatgcacttcttgtaagtcgctctggataagagcgtctgctaagaacctataatgtaatgtaatgtaatgtaatgaaactgtTTCTGGTCCAAAAAGGAAGGTGCTGtgatttgcacgtgtataaagAATAAATGAGACTTTAAAAAACACCTCACACGTGAAAGCTTATCACGTTTGTACGTGCACACggttattaaaatgcattgtatttaCTATGCCCCATGGCTATTATGGAAAGGACAGACATTTAATTGGCAGCGGTGAATGATAGCTCCAACAGACAACTCCAGGCTTGTTCTTGCGGTCTGGCCACATTTTTACTTTATGCTTTAAATAAAGACTGTTCATTCAGCCGTAAAAAAAGGGAGacaaagaccaaaaaaaaaaggcctgtcAGAGGATGATTGATGATTGGCCATCAAGCCGGGTGTGACACCTACCACTCAGTCTGTACTTTAACTACAAAGTCACCACTGTGTCACCAGTGTGCTTGCTGCAATACATCCGATCAATATGGAGAGCCACTCAAAGCCAGACTCTGATACTGCTGAGTAGAGAGAGGGCTAACCGGCGCTCGTTTTACATGCAGATTAAAATCCTCCAACAGCAACCTTCACAGGGGCAAAGCAAGCCCCCACGTATCCTTCGCATTAATGCGGAAAGAGACTTGAAAGGATTTTCAGTGAAATAGGCATTTTTATACggtcaaatttaaaaattgaatataacaaaaaataaatcttaattaCTAAATGTCTTTGTTCAGAAAAAATTTGTGAACAAAAAGTCATCCATGAATGAATGAGTCACTCCGAACGAAGTCTTTATTTATTACTGTTTAATTATTGTCTGCTTAAAGGCAAATGTTCTTCCTCAGCGTGAACAAAATTTAAGGacaatattaaatcagaaatgaCAATTTGGCATCAACACAAGGGAAGAGAATAactctgttctctttttttttaaattgccagATCATAAATTGTAATTGTCTGCAGTTCTGTTAGCTCATTTCCTTTCCTcttatttcctttttctgtgATGCcaagcattgtgtgtgtgtgtgtgtgtgtgtgcatgcatgtgtgttgtaaTTTTATCACACTGTATTCtgaaatatatgtgtgtgcatgcgtgcatgcgtgtcaCAATTTTATCACACTACACCCTGAAATATGTGTGTTCAGTTACCACTGAGGAATGATGGATGACAAGACAACTAATTCAAAGGTTGAGATTCATTCTGAAGATTGtctttgtgcatatgtgtgtttttgtgtacgtgtgtgtgcatgtgtgtatgtgtctgagagagaggcagagagagagagagagagaggatga from Anguilla rostrata isolate EN2019 chromosome 18, ASM1855537v3, whole genome shotgun sequence includes the following:
- the LOC135245004 gene encoding uncharacterized protein LOC135245004, with the translated sequence MGICGTVLNWIESYLSDRSFQVSARITACLSDIQSWMVRHHLKLNPGKTELIYIPALNSPLSDLSISLGNTILTPSPSTRNLGVVMDNRLSLTEHISAVTRSCRFFLYNIRRIRPFLTTYSTQLLVQAVVLSRLDYCNSLLAGLPASSIRPLQLIQNAAARLVFNLPRHSHVTPLLTTLHWLPVMARIKFKTLVLAFKAARGSAPPYLRQLIRPYTPARPLRSAATCRLVPAPARTSTRSRLLSVLAPRWWNDLPVQVRTAETLAVFKRRLKTHLFKLHLTSSPPTTL